The Anas acuta chromosome 7, bAnaAcu1.1, whole genome shotgun sequence genome has a window encoding:
- the NKX1-2 gene encoding NK1 transcription factor-related protein 2: MPQCLDGGAKEPPHAPHRISSFSILDILDPQKFTRRNQAEAEAAAGGSRGEQEKSLARVEVGTGAARLGSAWDKLQEADADSGAEAAAEESPGAAGTTPGPAPGPAAPEEPGSPRGGRRRRAEASCSKPRRARTAFTYEQLVALENKFRATRYLSVCERLNLALSLSLTETQVKIWFQNRRTKWKKQHPAPPDGSAAPAPPSTASTRGPPSPPVRPSAPPGRTLPPFAAAELLFPASSPFPLAAGPFAPFLGPAYLGPFYGPHL, from the exons ATGCCGCAATGCCTGGACGGAGGGGCCAAGGAGCCCCCCCACGCCCCGCATAGGatctcctccttctccatcctCGACATCCTGGATCCTCAGAAATTCACCCGGCGCAACCAGGCggaggcggaggcggcggcgggggggagccggggcgaGCAGGAGAAAAGTTTGGCCAGAGTTGAAGTGGGAACGGGAGCTGCTCGCCTGGGGAGCGCCTGGGACAAGCTCCAAGAGGCTG ATGCGGACAGCGGAGCCGAGGCAGCGGCCGAGGAGAGCCCGGGAGCTGCCGGCACgacccccggccccgctcccggtccCGCAGCCCCGGAGGAGCCGGGCTCTCcgcggggagggaggaggcgCCGAGCCGAAGCGAGCTGCTCCAAACCCCGGCGAGCCCGGACGGCTTTCACCTACGAGCAGCTGGTGGCCCTGGAGAACAAATTCCGAGCCACCCGCTACCTCTCGGTGTGCGAGCGCCTCAACCTGGCTCTGTCGCTCAGCCTCACCGAGACGCAGGTGAAGATCTGGTTCCAGAACCGCCGCACCAAGTGGAAGAAGCAGCACCCGGCCCCCCCCGACGGCTCGGCCGCCCCAGCGCCCCCCAGCACCGCCTCCACCCGcggccccccgagccccccggtgcgcccctcTGCGCCCCCCGGCCGGACTCTGCCCCCCTTCGCCGCCGCCGAGCTCCTCTTCCCGGCCTCCTCGCCCTTCCCGCTGGCCGCCGGCCCCTTCGCCCCCTTTTTGGGGCCCGCGTACCTCGGGCCCTTCTACGGCCCGCACCTCTGA